In Erigeron canadensis isolate Cc75 chromosome 8, C_canadensis_v1, whole genome shotgun sequence, the DNA window gttgagTTATATTAGGGACTCTTTATTTTAgggacatgtaacttacacgtgtaagttgtaacttacatatgtgtaagttgtaccttacacatgtgtaagtcacggtggcggtggttgtcgTCGCtagaggatcatggtggtggtggtggtggtataacttacacatgtgtaagtacaatgtaagttgtacttacacatgtgtaagtcgtggtggcgatGGTTGCCGTCGCCgtaggatcatggtggtggtcggaaatGATGGTGTGGTggtagtgatggtggtggtggtggtcggaaatgatgaaaaatgaatgattgagaagtgtccctaatggtccctaaaataaggagtccttAATTTAactaggtttttgacccgcGCAGTGCGcgatattttaaatattgatgTATTAGTTTAGTTGTCTTACAAATTTAGtgaatgaaaaattatatataaataacataaaatttgatgatCCATACGTATGAAAATGGTTAAAAATGAAGTATTTATCAGTGCGTTGCGTCAGTTGATGATCATAAAATATTGTTGAAACAaacagtaataaaaaaaattagatatagTTATTGATGATTagtaaaatgtgttttattatttttaaatcactTCATTTATAATATTATCTTTACATTTCATATTGATGTTCTACATATTGTCAAGTATAAACTCtatgtattataaattttgaatgttttcttctgtaatttgttttatgtattttctATTTGTATGCAGAATTCAAATTACATATGTCTGTACAGGACCCTCAAACCATCCTCAATCCACACATATAAATGAAAGTGAAAAAGTCTAAGACCATATTAATGAATCACCAATCTATtagctaaaaaaatatattattttagttgttgtaaatcaaataaaaaaaatataaaatactttttacatagactaaaaaaaatagtattaaGTAATTAGATTGATTTACTATAAGAAATTACTTTTGATATGAACCATAagaaaaatggaaataaaaaggatatatattcttaaaatttgaATCTTCCTGAAGCCGCTAGCTTAGTTTGATGTAAAAGAAATCTAGGAAATTTGAAATACATGATACGGGCTTAGTGTTTTTTTTCAATGGAAgatattatttgatttttttacataaaaaatattatttttttcatacatatatttaagatttgatttgataaatatgagaataattttattttttttgtatattatattgtaaaaaaattatggagatgccacataggataaaacctatgtggcaatttttaaggATAATTAAATTGATGTGGATGCCTTTAAAATATCAGGATAACTACCGTTTTATAAgatgtatagatagatagatatataatgGTATATATTTATCCACACTTTAATAAAGTGAAAACATACCGAATTCATCCATATAAATGACACATGTACATTCTTAAACTCTTAATTGCTACATAACACAATATATAATACACAACATAAAAGTTATTATCACAATTATTATATCATCTCCATCAATTATAGAGCCACTTAACGGAAAGCCAACTTAGTCAAGGTTaacaaaatgaattaaaaagtTTGAGATGTTACATAACCGAAACATTCtatgtcaaatatatattttttatttaaagtttgtgtgtcaaataaGATTACACATTTTGTATTCTTTTTCAGTAATAATATAATCTTAGATCAAGTGGTTATCTTGGCCCTCTTTGGGGGTTTTGGGGGAAGGAATGTTGGCTTGGAGACCAGGGATCAAATCTCAATTCCCCATAATCTCAGGATTTACCTCTTCAGACGCGTATTCAGAGCCGGTCTTGTGGAGTTGTGGTTGTGTGGGGTTAGGCATGGGCCTAAGGCCTCCAAGTTTTCAATATTTTAGCTTATGAATACACGTCTACAACAAGATTTTTCCTAAaacttattaatttttatagttaGGGCTTGAAAATATCTCATTTGTTTGTGAACAATGAACCTTTTCTACCATCATCACTtttcttgaaaatcaaagtttaattaCTCTCGTTGAGAAATTCGAATATAGATATGTTGATTGTGGCATTCAACTTTATAAAAGGTATGTTGATCATCATATCCCTAATTTTCAATACTTTATTTATTGCTCTTTGCCTCTCTCGTCTATTTCTTTCTGTAGTTTCATGGCTCTCTTATCTCTTGCCATTGTTTATAGTTCACCATCATTATCGTTATCAGATACACACTATATAATCTTAAACTTATCTTTTGATTAGTTATTTAATCTGGTAGTGTAAATTGTCGTACATGACTTActtttgtacctttttttttgttttgctttcttTGTTTATCTTAGTTTTGTACGTTAATTAACAAGGCCCCCAAATTTGATCTCGCTTAAGGCCCCGAAAAACCTTGAGCCGACACTGCGCACTACCTGCTTGGATGTCACGGTTAGGCTTCGAGCTATTAACCAACAAAtatgccgttctaaaaaaataaaaaaataaatattttgaataaaaatatatagaactaCTGAAGAGGATTTTGGCTTAAAAAGTACACATTGGTAGACTTTAGACCCGTTATCTTTTTTACATTGCTTATTTGATCTGTTGGGGATAAAACATAAGATTATTCAACCTGTTTCCTTTGAAGCTAAGGTTTCTTTTCACTGTTACATTTTGGGTGCCACAGATTGTAATTCACCATCGGAATCTCGATTTAAATATGGTTTGCTAATATCTTATAAAATCAACTTGGGCCATTATGATTTGGGCATCAATGCCCTAAGGCTTAAAACGTTTGTTGAAGGCATCTCTGATGCTATCTTCCATGAGCCTTTTTAGTGGAAGTTtacatcaaaagaattgaatcAATACTTCAAAGCACTTACTACCACCTTTAAATGGTAGACATAACCTATTGATAGTACATTAAGGTGTCTATTGGAATATATTCCTTTGAAATTAAACCCATTATGATATACCTTGATTTGGTGAGCTATTGTATATGGTCTTGAAGTCTTCGAGATATTTAGTGTTACAAAAGTGATTATGATTCTGATTTCGTGATTATCTAATGTAATCATATGATAATattgttttgagaaaactagttatCAAAGAATTGAGATTTTCCCGCGAATTAGAATTGTTTGTTGATGTCAAGATGTTATCCATTAGACCACCCTGAAAATGTTTATTATACTTAATTATGCACACCCTATCCTTTTCACTTTTATTATCTACACTAAGAACCCAAGTattcttttcaaaaaataattacaaaacataactatttataaactaaagacaacaattacattaaaaaaacatttcataatattatataattttgtttgttttcgaTAAGagattatgatttttattaaacatttaggggttatttttctttaaaagtatTACAAAGTTTATGACaccataattaaaaaaaccccTTCAATTTAGGCTAGcccacataatattttttctaaacatatttctaaaatacatttttttttatatattatagtaaataattaaagataaagattactATATGTTAGTACCAAAATAATTGCCACCTTTCATTACAAAATGATTAGTTTTATACTTTTGTTATCTTATCCTTAATAATCGTAATGGTTCTAATTGTTTTGTTTCGAAGAAATTGACATAACATATTAAACATAAGGACAAAGTAGACGTTTTACAAAGTAAAttttgcattatatatatagacacaacaaatcatattgcatttatttacacttttaggtgagtgtgaaaaaattaaaaattttgtcacgctttttagtgtgtaaaaatatattgaattaaaaatgtgttgaaaattctccacactaaaaagcgttTGACATAAAAgttcacgctttttagtgtgaacttttataattattttgttacaCCCCATTTATCTACGGTAACTAAAAAATTActgtgaacaaatgaggtgtaacaaaataattataaaaggtcacactaaaaagtgtgaatttttattctatacactttttagtgtgtaaaaatttacatacacttttaattcaatatatttctacacaataaaaagcgtgacaaaaattttaatttgttcacactcacctaaaagtgtgaacaaatgcaatattatttgtagtacgAAATtaaattgtaacttttttttgttggtgaGTACCCATAGAGTATTATTTATGAAAGTTAATAAACTCACATGAGTTtcatatcattatattatacaacTATATAATGCACATTATTATGATGGATAAAAACTCATATGACTCCcattattttatctttgtttttgtaTAGACTAGTTTTGATTCTCATGCTTGCTGAATTGGATTTTGGTTCTTGTAGAGTATAAAATGAAATCTTAATATTTTCACTTTAATCAAAATTCAAAGTGACTCGTagcataattttttatttttgtcactAGCCTTGTATAATTGTAAAGTAATGATAATAACTAGAGTGTTACAATTTTTAGCATCTTTAGTAATTTTCTggctattttagaaaattttagGAGTTTTGGTAGTTTTTATTTCTCATTTAATTACACAATTACgtctttataagttttatattcAAGAAAATCTTTTAAAAGCTTAAAGTTAGTTACATTGACCGATATCCAATCATAGTTTGACCTGTGAAACCAATAAAGAAGTACattatttttcacaaaaattaCACTACGTCAGTTTAACGAGCTCGTAGCTCTGATTACCCCTAATATAATGTTGTTCTGTTTAGGCATACAAGAGAATACTTGTTTTAGGTTTATAGATTTGTAAGTTCTGAAACATGATTAAAAACATGTTAATTTTTCATTGGTGACAATATGAAAGAGTTAAGAATGACAATGAGCCGCGTTCAAAGAGTAAAGTCAAACCCGAACCCGATATAGTAAATACTTTCCAACCCGATCCGAAACTTATCGGTTACCTTATTGGGAATCCCATCGGAAAGAAAATACTACCCAAAACTGACCTGATACTCAATCCCCAATAATAAACCCGACCCTTTTGTGGTAGTTGCCTTTTTGGCATGCTAAAGTTATTGGCCTCAATTTAAGCCTATGTTCCTTCGTTTTTGTttccatttatttatttgtatttatctTTTGGATTTTGCTAAATGTAGCTTTTAAGACTGTACTTAAAGTGAATTAAATAGTTGTAATTCAGAGAGTGATATagaaagtataatttttttttatgcacgttaaatgtaATCTTAAGAACTGCgtttaacattttctttattttttaacttgatACTCAGTTTTGTTAATTTCCGTTTAATGGTTGGGTATCATGCTACTTCACtacaatttaatttaaatgtGTTAAATAAACTCATGTCATTTATAACTAGGCCTATGAATGAGAAAAACCCTCCATCAAACTATAAGCCGAGCCATCAATTATCACGACAAAATCTTAAAAAAGGCACGTAAGGACAAGATACATAACTAGAATCTCAAAGATGGAAAATAAATTAGCTTCCATTATGAAgactaaaaaagaaaattcatGCAACCATTTTTCATGCGCCACTTTGGTCTTTTAATGTTacagtttaaataaaataaatattaaaataaaacaaataaaataacttttcttaaaactaaaaaaacatagCGTAACTTTTATCTATGAATCATGTATCAGTTTTATTATGATTCAGtgattaaaatcatatatgttatttttattttaataattgtttaCAATAATcgggtcatatatatatatatatatatatatgagaaaagtgaaggTGGTACTGTCACACATCTAAATTGGATGAAATTCCCCTCACATACTAactttttaatccataaatgtataattaataaataaggGTGTtagacactcacatattaattttttaaaccataaaaattagggggcccaaacatttattcattaaacaatatataataaaatattagtatgtgaatggttccacacctaagcttaggtgtcagacaaccttatattcccatttcccatatatatatatagctaggtcttttacccgcacgatgtgcggattttttttaaagcagtataataataaactatattatgaaacatgaaaaatatagtGATCTCTAATCCTTGGATGATAGATTATGTAATGTGAACTCCATGCATAATGttttaacatacaaataaacctaaatTCAGGTTGAAATTTGTCATTGAGGACTTTGGCTATACTTTAAAGAATTGTTATAGTTGGTCGAATACCCGCAACATACAATTaggtcaacaaaacaaaacaatgaagtGTAGTGTAGACTTACATGTAAAGTTGAAACACGCGAATTCGATTTATTGAAGTGCCCAGAGTATATGATCAAGAATTAGGTGAAGATGTCTGAACTCTGAACCAACCTATTTTGATACATCTATTATCGTTTATTAGTTCATACAGAGTATACTATTTCCACATCATgatgattgaatcttttgactacatagagcttgatgaatgtttaactatttgttaaatagcaattatatacatatacaaaataaagctaaaaaaaaaccctttttatagaattactaatgtgattagattatattaccattcatcctaaatacatacaaatggaatcaataataaatgaatttgtaatcgtacgtataattctaacaaatataaggatttagtaatatagaatttgtaatcgtacggacaaagtgacgattttattaaaaataaaaataaaaataaataataataataataataaaaataatagcaacaataataataaagggtatgtaagaatttgtggatttgtaatatttttgccaaattaatgttgatcaatcccataaatatattgttttttatatacgatatatccaattttatagtttctatattctaatttatactatattttctataaaaaagatttataatttaaaaaaaacatggagatgccacgtaggataaatcttatgttGCAACATTTAAGCATAGCTTTGATTTAGGAAGGATGACTTAAAAAGCTAGGATTCCTTAccgttttaatatttatatagatatctCAATGAACTAAACTGATTAACCACATCCACATCTTTTGTGTATTAAGGTGTCATTCTGTTGTTTTTCAATCTTAACAATATATCTTGCAACTCCTCGAAATAAAGAATTATATAGCTTCATTTCCGTAGAGAGTATACAAAACTCAAACTCCTTACTTGTGTCCTTACAAAATCCTTTTGACACTACCCAAGAGAACTTACATCTCTTTTTGAGTTTAGAACTTCAATTGTACGTGAATTtcgaacttcaattgattggAGTATCTAATTTCACATATATCTCCTTATCTACATATAACCGTGTCCTTCATGGATGAGTTTGCACATCTTAAAATTCAATTGAAGGAGATAAAAGTTGCCACAGGTAATTTTGGTAACAAAGTTATCGGAATAGGGGGATTCGGGAAGGTCTATAAAGGCACATTGTCTCACTCTAAGGGGCGAAGCATGGTTGCTATTAAGCGCCTAGATCGTAGATATGGACAAGGAGACCTTCAGTTCTTGAGAGAGCTCTCGATGCTTTCGCGTTATACGCATAGAAATCTCATCTCTCTCCTCGGATtttgtgatgaggatgatgagaaGATTATTGTATACGAGTACGCATGTAACGGAAGCCTTGATCGCCATCTAAGTTCCCCTAGTCTAACGTGGATGCAACGTATCAAGATATGCATCAATATTGCAAATGGACTAAGTTACCTACATGATCACCATGGATCACAACGAGTTCTCCACCGAGATATAAAAAGTTCCAATATCTTACTGGATGCCGATTGGAATGCAAAAATTTCTGACATGGGACTTTCAAAACTAGGACCAGCAAACCAGCAATACACTTTTGTTTACACCAATATTGTAGGTACCCCTGGGTATTGTGATCCACaatatatgcatacatacaaGTTGACGAAAGAATCAGATATATACTCCTTTGGAGTTGTCCTATTTGAAGTCTTGTGTGGgaaattatgttttaatttaaataaggaCAAGGACTTGGAGATCTTAGTGCCGAGTTGGAAACgaaaatacaaacataataatttaCAAGACATTGTCTTTCAAGATCTGAGGCCATCAATGAACTCCAATTCCTTGGAAACATTTTCAAGCATTGCATTCAAATGTCTGCATGACTCTCGCGAACAACGACCAACTATTTCTCAGGTTGTGGAAAAACTTGAGAGGGCACTTGAATTTCAAGCGCCTCACGATAAGAAAGACGAACGGGTAATCATCTACTTTACTTAAGatattatgtttctcattttagtattttccatttaaagatacatctatctatattacTAAATGATAAACGAAGATAGCTCAGATcttatttggtttttattatgaCGAATAaacatctctatatataattaagagaatatatgttttttcttaggTGTATTTTTAATGAGTTTACTAATAATAGTTTGAGAAACATTCTATTGCAAATACTTGAAGATACCTTCTAAAGCTATTTCTTCTCAAACATCTCATCGGACACTTTTAaaccttaccctatatatatatatatgtatatatatatatggtaacattACGgggagaacagtcttaaaataagaacggtgagaacacttaaaaaacatcattttgatgcattaaaagtccgtaaaactaacatagtgcataactaattatcattatttaagtgtttaacaacacattggtctgtcaaaatcaggaaaatcatgttttttgttttgtgcatccatcttggatgcatattcttcaaaacgatgcatccaccaaaaaacgtgattttttcgattttgacatatcaatgtgttgttaaacacttaaataatgataattagttatgcactatgttagttttatggacttttaatgcatcaaaatgatgttttttaagtgttctcaccgttcttattttaatactgttcttatttgattgttcccatatattatatatatatattatcatgatATTCCACAACTCTTCTTTCACTTGTAGTTATCCATGTCGGGAAATTATCCTTATCACAAGTCTTGGTACAAGGAGCACTCTCATCAAAAGTGTTATGTTTGCCAGAATTTTGTAAGTGTCACTTTTCACGAAAATGATCGATGTTACTGCTTTCTTATTATCACTATATATAGTTGTATTTGAAATTGCATATTCATGttgatatataatatcattTGCTTGTCTGAaatttatacatgtatatattatcCAGATTCCAACAAATGCTGGCGGCCTTAATGTATATAGAGCACATCCATTCTGGGCCCAGAAATATTGCCCATTTCATGAGCATGATGGGACTCCTAGATGCTGCAGCTGTGAACGAATGCTGGTAAATTACGAATATATATACGTACATAGACTTGAAGCTTAATTACTTTTAAGTACACGAAGTAATGCCAATgccaataattaattaatttctcaGCCACGTGAATCAATTAGCTATGCCTCTCTGAATGATGGTCGGAAACTTTGCTCAGAGTGTCTTGACTCATCAGTGCTTGATACAAATGAGTGTCAACCATTATATCTTGATATACAAGCATTTTATGAAAGCTTAAATATGAAGGTGGAAGAGAAATTTCCTTTACTTTTGGTTGAGAGACAAACACTTAATGAGGCCATGGATGTACGTAAGCAAATTCTGTTTGGAAGGCATCATTGTTAAGTCGATCTCTGTATGCATCTTAAAGGGAAAATTGAATGTTTTTATCTCATTTGTTTGGTCAGGGCCATTATCACATGCCGGAGAGACGAGGACTATGCCTCTCCGAGGGGCAAACTACTAGCACAGTATGTATTCTAAGCAGATAGATGTGTGGGTTTGGTTTATATCTGATCTCAAACAGGTCAaccaagtaaattaaaaaaaaatttgggtaAATTTAGAAATGGGTCAAACCGGGTGcaagtttgtcaaaagtgaaTTGGATTTGAATATAACTTCGTAAGTTTGCATTACTTGAAGTTTAAGTTAGTTATTGTAATAATATAATTCTGGTAATCATCCATCTCTAAcatattatttgattaaaaagcTAAAAAAGGGAAAATCATATCGGGTCAACCCATCCGGCACATTTTGACCTGCAACACAAAGCTGTTATTTTGACCTAACTCGTTTCATCGATCTGTTACTCAACTACCTGCCTAAGATGCCCATTTTGCAGCTCTACTTTGAGTGATGTTTTGTATCTGGAATGTTATTTATTTGGCAGGTTTTGAGACGGCTAAGAATTGGGATGGGAAACCAGGTTCGACACATGAGAACAAAACCATTCAAACTGACACGTCGCTGTGAGGTTATAGCTATTCTCATTTTATATGGCCTTCCTAGGTATTTTTCTAACCACTCTTACAAATGTCAACATTAACTTCAATTTTATACTCGTCATTACATCTTTTACTTGATGACGTATATATCAGAAAGGAAATTAAATGTGTATGCCTTACTACTATATTTTATCTGCATTCCTTTGCAGTTAACCAGTTTAATTAGCTCGATCTATAAGCTTTCCTTCTTTAGTGGGGTACTTAATTAGTAGTCTTCTGCATGCAGGTTGTTGACAGGATCAATCTTGGCTCACGAAATGATGCACGCATGGCTGCGACTTGAAGGTTTCACTCTGTTCTCTGGCATCACTATTTGTCTATGGCATTGTGAAATCCAGATAAACTATATTTCCGAAATCAGACAAATACATAAATTGGTTACTATTTGACCTTTTACAGTTACAATATTAATTACATCATCTCCATCTAATTATCTACAAGTTAACTAAAAAGTAAATGACGAATATGAAAGCCGAGGACGAAAAATTTGGGGGAACCATCTTGATCTTATTTAATAAGTAATTCGATTATACTTTGTAAGAAAAATGACATAACTGATATGATTACTAGAGTGATTGATCGATTGATCTTCATCTCAGACATGTAAATAAGAAAAGCAACATAGTATGAGTTACATTATTATCTAGTTTGTCATTCTAAATGTGATACCTTATCAGGTAGatattccttttttttatatattctaaTGAATAAAGCATGAGCAAGCTAGTGAAAGTAATTTAGCAAAACT includes these proteins:
- the LOC122580251 gene encoding protein DA1-related 3-like, with amino-acid sequence MDEFAHLKIQLKEIKVATGNFGNKVIGIGGFGKVYKGTLSHSKGRSMVAIKRLDRRYGQGDLQFLRELSMLSRYTHRNLISLLGFCDEDDEKIIVYEYACNGSLDRHLSSPSLTWMQRIKICINIANGLSYLHDHHGSQRVLHRDIKSSNILLDADWNAKISDMGLSKLGPANQQYTFVYTNIVGTPGYCDPQYMHTYKLTKESDIYSFGVVLFEVLCGKLCFNLNKDKDLEILVPSWKRKYKHNNLQDIVFQDLRPSMNSNSLETFSSIAFKCLHDSREQRPTISQVVEKLERALEFQAPHDKKDERLSMSGNYPYHKSWYKEHSHQKCYVCQNFIPTNAGGLNVYRAHPFWAQKYCPFHEHDGTPRCCSCERMLPRESISYASLNDGRKLCSECLDSSVLDTNECQPLYLDIQAFYESLNMKVEEKFPLLLVERQTLNEAMDGHYHMPERRGLCLSEGQTTSTVLRRLRIGMGNQVRHMRTKPFKLTRRCEVIAILILYGLPRLLTGSILAHEMMHAWLRLEGYGPLISQEEEEGICQVLAHMWLRAQIAATSSRQEKRSPFDKKLAEFFKHQIESDMSPVFGNGFRAGNQAVLKYGFRRTLDHIRLTGTFPS